A single region of the Lycium barbarum isolate Lr01 chromosome 2, ASM1917538v2, whole genome shotgun sequence genome encodes:
- the LOC132627882 gene encoding probable carboxylesterase 2 yields the protein MDTTNNLEIVHDVFPYLQVYKNGTVKRLVGTEFAPATYDPQTGVTSKDVVVNSKTGVSARIYRPNSTTKAKKLPLVIYFHGGAFCISSVGDPKYHDSLNVFVSKANVILVSVDYRLVPEHPLPTAYDDSWYVLKWVAAHNLKQGSEVWLKELVDFDSVFLAGDSAGANISHFMAIKAGKSDEALGMKLSGMLMISPYFWGEEPIGIEIQDPVRKSMVDKWWEFVCPSNKGNNDPLINPFVDEAPSLEQVNCDRVLVCVAELDILRDRGILYYESLVKSQWKGKVEMIETKGEDHVFHIFDPNSEKALVLVKCWADFINGQ from the exons atggacACAACCAACAATCTTGAAATTGTCCATGATGTTTTTCCTTATCTACAAGTTTACAAAAATGGAACTGTCAAAAGACTTGTAGGCACTGAATTTGCACCAGCAACCTATGACCCCCAAACTGGTGTTACATCCAAAGATGTTGTAGTAAATTCCAAAACTGGTGTTTCTGCAAGAATTTACAGACCAAATTCAACAACAAAAGCAAAAAAACTTCCTTTAGTGATTTATTTTCATGGTGGAGCATTTTGCATATCATCTGTTGGTGATCCAAAGTACCATGATTCTCTTAATGTGTTTGTGTCCAAAGCTAATGTTATTCTTGTCTCAGTGGATTATAGATTAGTTCCAGAACATCCTCTTCCAACAGCTTATGATGATTCTTGGTATGTTCTTAAATGGGTAGCTGCACATAATTTAAAACAAGGGTCTGAAGTTTGGTTGAAAGAGCTTGTGGACTTTGATAGTGTGTTCTTGGCTGGAGATAGTGCAG GCGCTAATATTTCACACTTCATGGCAATCAAAGCTGGGAAATCAGATGAAGCTTTAGGGATGAAACTTTCTGGGATGCTCATGATTAGTCCATATTTCTGGGGAGAAGAGCCAATAGGCATAGAGATTCAAGATCCAGTGAGAAAATCAATGGTTGATAAATGGTGGGAATTTGTTTGTCCATCAAATAAAGGGAATAATGACCCTTTGATCAATCCTTTTGTTGATGAAGCACCAAGTCTTGAACAAGTGAATTGTGATAGAGTTCTTGTTTGTGTAGCAGAATTGGATATTCTAAGAGATAGAGGGATATTGTACTATGAATCTTTGGTGAAGAGTCAGTGGAAAGGGAAAGTAGAAATGATTGAAACCAAAGGGGAAGATCATGTTTTTCACATCTTTGATCCTAACAGTGAGAAAGCACTTGTTTTGGTCAAATGTTGGGCTGATTTTATTAATGGACAGTGA